The sequence below is a genomic window from bacterium.
GTCTCCGCCGGACGTTCGAGCTGCGGCACATGGCCGCAGTCGAGCTCGAGGTGGCGCGCGGCGGGGAGGTGAGTCCGCACGTGCGCCGCGAAGGCGATGGGCACCAGCCTGTCCTCCCTGCCCCAGACGAACAACGCCGGCGCCTGCAGCGTGGCGAGCCGGGTCCAGAAGCCCTTCGCGCCGTGCGGCTCCTCGAGGTAGATCTGCCGCGCGGCCGCATAGAATGCGGCCCGCCCACGCGCCGTCAGATACGAGCGCAGGAATTCGTCCACGCCGGCCTGCACCCAGTTGTTGCCGGCGACCGGAATGACGCGGTGGACGATCGCCTCGACGGCCCAGCGCGGCGTGATCTGCAGCAGGCCGAGCTCGGGTCGCAGCAGCCGCAGCAGCGGCGCCCACGGCCGCTCGCGCTTCCAGGCCAACGACGGTGCGAGCAGTGCCAGGCGGCGCACGCGGTGGGCGTGGCGCAGCCCGACCTCCAGCGCGACCCGCCCGCCCATGCTGTTGCCGATCAGGTGCGCCTGTTGCAGCTCGCAGGCATCCATCAGGTCGAGCACGGCGCGGGCGAAGAAGGGAGGATGATAGGCGGCGCCCAGCGGCTTCACCGAATCGCCGAAGCCGGGCAGGTCGAGCGCGATCGTCCGGAAGGTCGGCGCCAGCGCCGCGACGGTCGGCAGGAAGGACCCCTTGGTCGCTCCGAGGCCATGGATGAGGATCACCGGCTCACCGGCTCCGGCGGTGAGGATCGAGAGCCGGCCCGAGGCCGTCTCGACATGGCCAAATCGCAGCCGCTCGGGCCCAGTGGCGCCGCTGGTCGCCGCCAGGAAGCCGACGCCGAGATTGAGATTGTGCCGGATGACCAGCCGCCCGGCGCGATACGCGTCCATGCCGCCGCGCAGATCGGCGGCGATGCGCTGCCAGGTCGCCGCGTCGGCGCTCAGACTCGCATCGGCGGTTCGTCTCGTATCGGCCTCGGCGAGACGCACCTCGCCGTCGCGCGGCAGCGCATCCCACTCTCCGACGCCGGCGACGATCAGGCGCAGGCGCGGCGTCGTCCCCGCCGCATCGAACGCGCTCGCATCGAAGCGGTCGACGAGGACCCGCAGGCTCTCCGGAACGGTCAGCGTCATTCCACCCGAACCTCACGCGCGCCTGGTTGCCCACATACGGGCGGCGCAAGAACGATACCACGCTCGGGCGAGTGGAGAGCGCCGCCGGATGGGGAGCGCCGCGGCGCGCCGCTCTCGAATCTGGCAAAGCCTGCCGCGTCGGACGGGGCGGCGTTCTCGCTTCCGCCACAGCGCCGTGTCATCGGGACCGCCGGCGCGGCGGCCGCGCGCCTGGCAGATCCCGTGCTGGAACCATCGTCACCGGGAGCCCGATGAAGCCACCCCCGACATGGCATCCCGACGTGCTGGTCGGCAGCCTGAGCACGATGCTGCGGTACGTCGCGCAGCCAGTGCAGAACACCCTGGGCGATCTCGACGTCTACACCGGGCGTCCGCTGGAGGAGCTCTTCCCGTCGCCGCGCCGGCTGCCGCGCATGACGGTGCGCGAGCGCTGGCGCCTGCTCGGCATGGTGAGCGAGGATCTGGTGTTCCGCTCCCTGCACCGGCCGCTCGAGCCCAAGTTCCGGCGCCGCTATCTCGCCGACTACCCCGAGGCGCACGACGTGTATGCGCGGCGCCTCCGTCCGGCGGGGAGCGAGCGGCGGCCGCGCCTGCTCTATCTGCACGGCTACATGCAACCCGAGACGTACACCGAGGAGCTGACGCTGCTGGCCAGCATGGCCCTGGCACTGAACGTCGAGGTCATCCAGATGCAGTTCCCCTACCATGGGCGGCGCACCCCGCGGACGGCGCGTTTCAGCGGCGAGCTCTTCTGGACCGCCGATCTGGTGCGGAGCTTCGAGGCTCTGCGCCAGACGCTGCTCGACGCGCGCACGTTGCTGCGCCTGCTCCTCGCGGACGATGAGCGGCCGGTGGGCATTGCGGGCCTGAGCCTGGGCGGCGCCCTCGCCCTGAGCCTCACCTGTCTCGAGCGGCGCTTCGTCTTCTCGATTCCGCTCATCGCGCACATGGATCTCGCCGCGTTGGTCGCCGACGCCCCGGTGCTGGCGACGATGCGGCGCGACCTGCGATCCTTCGGCTGGGACGACCAGGACTTCGCCAGGTTCGCCGCCGCCATCCGCTGGCACACCCTGCGGCCCAAGTTGCCGGCCGAACGCATCCTCCTCCTCGCCGCCTCCGCGGACCGCTTCTTCGCTCCCCGCCTCGTGCGGGACCTGCGGCAGCGGTGGGGCAACCCGGCGATCCACTGGTACCCCACCAGTCACATGGGTTTCCTGCCGCACCTGCCGGATGCGCTCGCCCGCATGCGGCGCTTCATCGATCGCCTCGCCTGACCATGCGCCGCTCCGACATGTCCGCGCGGCCAAGGCGGTTGATTTGGTCGCCGCATGCGGTCAAAAGGGCAGCGAATTCCACGGCGAGACGAACGCGGCCCGCGCGCTGATGGAGGCCCCATGCGGACGGCTGACCAGCCGATGAAACGCAAGGATTACGAGAAGGCGTTGCGCAGCCTGCAGGCCGAGCTGTGCACGCTGCAGGAGTGGGTCAAGGCGAAGGGGCTGCGCGTCATGGTCGTCTTCGAGGGTCGCGATGCCGCCGGCAAGGGCGGCGTGATCAAGGCGATCACCGAGCGGGTCAGCCCGCGCGTGTTCCGCGTCGTGGCGCTGCCGGCGCCGTCGGACCGCGAGAAGACGCAGCTCTACATGCAGCGCTTCCTGCCGCACGCGCCGGCGGCGGGCGAGATCGTCATCTTCGACCGCAGTTGGTACAACCGCGCCGGCATCGAGTACGTCCTCGGCTTCTGCACCAGGGCGCAGCACAAGCGCTTCCTGCAGGTCTGCCCCGAGTTCGAGCACTACATCGTCGACGACGGCATCCTGCTGATCAAATACTGGCTCGAGGTGAGCGAGGCGGAGCAGAAGCGGCGTTTCGCGGCGCGCATCAACGACCCGGTGCGCCAGTGGAAGCTGAGCCCGACCGACCTCTGCTCGCGCAGCCGCTGGTTCGAGTACTCGAAGGCCCGCGACCTCATGCTCGCCGCCACCGACACCACCTTCGCGCCCTGGCACATCGTGCCGTCCGACGACAAGCGCCGCGCCCGCCTCAACTGCATCAGCCACCTGCTCAGCCAGATCCCGTACAAGAAGCTGCCCCGCCCCAAGGTGAAGCTGCCCAAGCGCGCCACGCGCCACGCCTACGACGACCGCGCCAGCCTGCGGGGGCGACGCTTCATCGACGCGCGTTACTGATCCCACGCCAACGCGGGAGGACGAATGACGGACGCCACCGCGACGAGTCCCCCGACCGCCGCCGCCACCTGGCACGCGCTGTCCGCGGCCGACGTGGTCTCCCGGCTCACCACCGACGCGCAGCGCGGCCTCGCCGCCGGCGAGGCGAACGCCCGCCTCGCCCGCTACGGGCCGAACCGCCTCCCCGCGGGCCGGAAGCGCGGGCCGCTGGCGCGCTTCCTGGCGCAGTTCAACAACATCCTGGTCTACGTCCTGCTCGCCGCCGGGTTCACCAAGATGATGCTCGGGCTGTGGGTGGACGCCGCGATCATCCTCGGCGTCGTGGTGCTCAACGGCCTGCTCGGTTTCATCCAGGAGGGGCGGGCCGAGAAGGCGCTCGATTCGATCCGCAACATGCTCTCGGCCGAGGCGCGCACCACCCGCGACGGCGAGACGCGCATGCTCCCCGCCGAGGAGCTGGTGCCCGGGGACGTGGTGCTGCTCGAGTCCGGCGACAAGGTGCCGGCCGACCTGCGCCTGACCGAGGTCAAGAACCTGCGCACCGAGGAGGCGGCGCTCACCGGCGAGTCGGTGCCGGCGGACAAGTCGCCGCAGCCGGTGTCGGCCAAGGCGACGGTCGGCGATCGCGAGAACATGGCGTTCTCCGGCACCATGGTGGTCTCCGGGCGCGCGGTGGGGGTCGTCGTCGCCACCGGTAGCGACACCGAGCTCGGCCGCATCAACCAATTGCTCGCCGGGGTCAGCGCCCTGGAGACGCCGCTGCTGCGTCAGATCAAGAAGTTCGGCTACGCCATCACCGCCGCCATCGGCATCGTCACCGTGCTGGTCTTCTCCTACGGCCACTGGGTGGCGCAGATGGACTTCATCCCGCTCTTCCAGGCGGTGGTCGGCATCGCGGTGTCGGTCATCCCCGAGGGCCTGCCGGCGATCATCACCATCACCCTGGCGATCGGCGTCCAGCGGATGGCGCAGCGCAACGCGATCATCCGCCGTCTGCCCGCGGTCGAGACCCTGGGCTCGGTGTCGCGCATCTGCTCCGACAAGACCGGCACCCTGACGCTGATGGAGATGATGGTGGTGTCGGCGGTCACCGCCGAGGCCGCCTACCAGGTGAGCGGCAACGGCTACGCGCCGGAGGGCGCGGTGACGCGCGACGGCCAGCCGGCCGCCGACGACCCGGTGCTGAGCCTGCTCGGACGCGTCTCGGTGCTGTGCAACGACGCCCAGCT
It includes:
- a CDS encoding alpha/beta fold hydrolase; the encoded protein is MTLTVPESLRVLVDRFDASAFDAAGTTPRLRLIVAGVGEWDALPRDGEVRLAEADTRRTADASLSADAATWQRIAADLRGGMDAYRAGRLVIRHNLNLGVGFLAATSGATGPERLRFGHVETASGRLSILTAGAGEPVILIHGLGATKGSFLPTVAALAPTFRTIALDLPGFGDSVKPLGAAYHPPFFARAVLDLMDACELQQAHLIGNSMGGRVALEVGLRHAHRVRRLALLAPSLAWKRERPWAPLLRLLRPELGLLQITPRWAVEAIVHRVIPVAGNNWVQAGVDEFLRSYLTARGRAAFYAAARQIYLEEPHGAKGFWTRLATLQAPALFVWGREDRLVPIAFAAHVRTHLPAARHLELDCGHVPQLERPAETHAAIAAFFSEGAAAGVSGRGTRR
- a CDS encoding alpha/beta hydrolase family protein, giving the protein MKPPPTWHPDVLVGSLSTMLRYVAQPVQNTLGDLDVYTGRPLEELFPSPRRLPRMTVRERWRLLGMVSEDLVFRSLHRPLEPKFRRRYLADYPEAHDVYARRLRPAGSERRPRLLYLHGYMQPETYTEELTLLASMALALNVEVIQMQFPYHGRRTPRTARFSGELFWTADLVRSFEALRQTLLDARTLLRLLLADDERPVGIAGLSLGGALALSLTCLERRFVFSIPLIAHMDLAALVADAPVLATMRRDLRSFGWDDQDFARFAAAIRWHTLRPKLPAERILLLAASADRFFAPRLVRDLRQRWGNPAIHWYPTSHMGFLPHLPDALARMRRFIDRLA
- the ppk2 gene encoding polyphosphate kinase 2 → MKRKDYEKALRSLQAELCTLQEWVKAKGLRVMVVFEGRDAAGKGGVIKAITERVSPRVFRVVALPAPSDREKTQLYMQRFLPHAPAAGEIVIFDRSWYNRAGIEYVLGFCTRAQHKRFLQVCPEFEHYIVDDGILLIKYWLEVSEAEQKRRFAARINDPVRQWKLSPTDLCSRSRWFEYSKARDLMLAATDTTFAPWHIVPSDDKRRARLNCISHLLSQIPYKKLPRPKVKLPKRATRHAYDDRASLRGRRFIDARY